One Melospiza melodia melodia isolate bMelMel2 chromosome 1, bMelMel2.pri, whole genome shotgun sequence genomic window carries:
- the ABCB8 gene encoding mitochondrial potassium channel ATP-binding subunit — MPLPVLLLRAAGAWTRLRPPSVPGRRYRGARGIPGGSRSLGSLGNPISGWEQPRLGGRGGPGVRVGLRGARAAGWEPGRGQHVGRYWGAPGCPAGRRSRLWARCGAGTSRSAACGVRGSQTRGKEGAPQLLAGDWTAGPRAVLGGPGSLGGGNTAPGEGDGILRCRGWSLGAPLGSLTPRFTSPTSLRSFRYGGRLGLAVPPRPPPAPPAPRSRLLLVGSASGCVLLGLLRTAARCQEATTVPAVPAVPPAAAEPPEPPPETPFDWPLFWTFLRPQLLALSAAVVLALGAALLNVRIPVLLGQLVDVVARCARGHVATYLREVRRPALRLLAVYCLQGLLTFGYIALLARVGERVAGNMRKALFSALLRQEVAFFDATRTGQLVTRLTADIQEFKSSFKLAVSQGLRSGTQTAGCFVSLYLLSPKLTGLLLVALPALVGAGAFIGAFLRGLSRQAQEQVAKATVVADEALGNVRTVRAFAMEEQQAGLFRAEVDRAGCLSEQLGLGIAAFQGLSNLALNGIVLGTIFVGGSLMAGDQLSPGDLMSFLVASQTVQRSLASISVLMGQVVRGLSAGARVLELLRLEPLVPLQGGGTIPAHSLLGRISFNHVSFSYPTRPGYPVLQDFSLTLPPCQTVAIVGPSGGGKSTVAALLERFYEPTAGTITLDGHDIAGLDPSWLRGQVIGFISQEPVLFGTTIMENIRFGKPGASDAEVYEAARLADADGFIRSFPEGYNTVVGERGTALSGGQKQRIAIARALLKDPAVLILDEATSALDAQAERAVQAALERAAAGRTVLLIAHRLSTIRGAHLIAVLARGRVAEAGTHEELLRRGGLYAELIRRQTKEGS, encoded by the exons ATGCCGCTGCCGGTGCTCTTGCTGCGGGCGGCGGGCGCCTGGACCCGGCTCCGGCCGCCCTCCGTGCCGGGCCGCAGGTACCGGGGAGCGCGGGGCATCCCGGGCGGATCCCGGAGCCTCGGCTCCCTCGGGAACCCCATCTCCGGCTGGGAGCAGCCCCGGCTCGGGGGTCGCGGGGGTCCCGGGGTGCGAGTCGGGCTGCGGGGAGCCAGGG CGGCGGGATGGGAACCGGGGCGGGGGCAACACGTGGGCAGGTATTGGGGTGCCCcgggctgccctgctgggaggAGGAGCCGCCTCTGGGCGCGGTGCGGGGCGGGGACCTCGCGCTCTGCAGCCTGCGGCGTCCGGGGTTCCCAGACTCGCGGGAAGGAGGGAGCGCCCCAACTCCTGGCGGGGGATTGGACTGCGGGACCCCGGGCGGTCCTGGGGGGTCCCGGCTCCCTTGGGGGCGGGAACACAGCTCCTGGTGAGGGAGATGGGATTCTGAGGTGCCGGGGCTGGTCCCTGGGGGCTCCCCTAGGTTCGCTCACCCCCAGGTTCACTTCACCCACCTCTCTCCGCAGTTTCAGGTATGGGGGGCGCCTGGGGCTGGCCGTGCCCCCCcggccgccccccgcgcccccggccccgcgctcCCGGCTGCTCCTGGTGGGCTCGGCCTCGGGCTgcgtgctgctggggctgctgcgcACGGCCGCGCGCTGCCAGGAGGCCaccactgtccccgctgtccctgctgtcccccctgcCGCTGCCGAGCCGCCAGAGCCCCCCCCGGAGACCCCCTTTGACTGGCCCCTGTTCTGGACCTTCCTGCGCCCGCAGCTCCTGGCGCTCTCCGCTGCTGTCGTG CTGGCGCTGGGCGCAGCCCTGCTCAACGTGCGCATCCCGGTGCTGCTGGGCCAGCTGGTGGACGTGGTGGCACGGTGTGCCCGCGGCCATGTGGCCACCTACCTGCGGGAGGTGCGGCGCCCGGCCCTGCGCCTCCTCGCCGTCTACTGCCTGCAG GGCCTGCTGACCTTCGGGTACATCGCCCTGCTGGCCCGCGTGGGCGAGCGCGTGGCCGGCAACATGCGCAAGGCTCTCTTCAGCGCCCTGCTCAG gcaggaggtgGCCTTCTTTGACGCCACGCGCACGGGGCAGCTGGTGACACGGCTGACGGCCGACATCCAGGAGTTCAAGTCTTCCTTCAAGCTGGCCGTCTCCCAG GGCCTGCGCAGTGGCACGCAGACCGCCGGCTGCTTCGTGTCGCTGTACCTGCTCTCGCCCAAGCTCACGGGGCTGCTGCTGGTGGCGCTGCCGGCGCTCGTGGGCGCCGGTGCCTTCATCGGCGCCTTCCTGCGCGGCCTGTCCCGCCAGGCACAGGAGCAG GTGGCCAAGGCCACCGTGGTGGCCGACGAGGCGCTGGGCAACGTGCGGACGGTGCGCGCCTTCGCCatggaggagcagcaggcagg GCTGTTCCGTGCCGAGGTGGACCGTGCCGGATGTCTGAGCGAGCAGCTGGGACTGGGCATCGCCGCCTtccaggggctctccaacctGGCGCTCAACG GCATCGTCCTGGGAACCATCTTCGTGGGTGGCTCCCTGATGGCTGGAGACCAGCTCTCCCCCGGTGACCTCATGTCCTTCCTGGTGGCCTCGCAGACGGTGCAAAG GTCCTTGGCCAGCATCTCCGTTCTGATGGGCCAG GTGGTGCGGGGTCTGAGTGCTGGTGCCCGTGTCCTCGAGCTGCTGAGACTGGAGCCCCTCGTGCCCCTGCAGGGGGGGGGCACCATCCCTGCTCACTCCCTGCTCGGACGCATCTCCTTCAATCATGTTTCCTTCAG ttATCCCACCCGGCCTGGCTACCCTGTCCTGCAGGACTTCAGCCTCACCCTGCCCCCCTGCCAGACTGTGGCCATCGTGGGCCCCTCAGGAGGAG GGAAGTCAACGGTGGCAGCGCTGCTGGAGCGGTTCTACGAGCCCACGGCAGGAACCATCACCCTGGATGGGCACGACATCGCCGGCCTGGACCCCTCCTGGCTGCGGGGGCAGGTCATCGGCTTCATCAGCCAG GAGCCGGTGCTGTTCGGCACCACCATCATGGAGAACATCCGCTTCGGGAAGCCAGGAGCCTCTGATGCTGAGGTGTACGAGGCCGCCCGGCTCGCCGACGCCGACGGCTTCATCCGCAGCTTCCCCGAGGGCTACAACACCGTCGTGG GCGAGCGCGGCACGGCGCTGTCCGGGGGGCAGAAGCAGCGCATCGCCATCGCCCGGGCGCTGCTCAAGGACCCGGCCGTGCTGATCCTGGACGAGGCCACGAGCGCGCTGGACGCGCAGGCGGAGCGGGCGGTGCAGGCGGCGCTGGAGCGCGCTGCCGCCGGCCGCACCGTGCTGCTCATCGCGCACCGCCTCAGCACCATCCGCGGCGCGCACCTCATCGCCGTGCTGGCCCGCGGCCGCGTGGCCGAG GCGGGGACCCACGAGGAGCTGCTGCGGCGGGGGGGTCTCTACGCCGAGCTCATCCGACGGCAGACGAAGGAGGGGTCCTGA
- the ASIC3 gene encoding acid-sensing ion channel 3 — MRRGSEGSGEGEGLSSLRAFAHSSSLHGISHVFAYGAVSLRRVLWGGFFLGSLGLLLLVCAERVAYFLTYPHVTKLDEVAARNLTFPAITICNLNEFRFSKITRNDMYHVGELLALLNERYEISNPQLAEPHVLAALRDKANFKNFKAKPFSMAEFYNRTGHDLADMLLQCSFRGTGCTARNFTVIFTRLGKCYTFNPGGPGREVLTTLQGGSGNGLELMLNVQQEEYLPVWGDTDETSFEVGVKVQIHSQDEPPFIDQLGFGVAPGFQTFVSCQQQRLVYLPPPWGDCKATPIESDFFTNYSLTACRLDCETRYLAENCNCRMVHMPGNANVCTPEQYKECADPALDFLVTKDSEYCACRTPCAMVRYGKELSMVKIPSKASAKYLAKKFNKTEQYIADNVLVLDIFFEALNYEMIEQKKAYEVAGLLGDIGGQMGLFIGASLLTILEIFDYLYEVFRDKLLSLYKEKKRSPRSDGGTLEHPAVPGSPTAPRPPRAPGPPCPAPRPVSASPRTCYLVTRL; from the exons ATGAGGAGGGGCTCGGAGGGCAGCGGGGAGGGCGAGGGGCTCTCGAGCCTGCGGGCGTTCGCCCACAGCTCCTCGCTGCACGGCATCAGCCACGTCTTCGCCTACGGGGCCGTGTCCCTGCGCCGCGTGCTCTGGGGCGGCTTTTTCCTGGGctcgctggggctgctgctgctcgtgTGCGCCGAGCGCGTCGCCTACTTCCTCACCTACCCGCACGTCACCAAGCTGGACGAGGTGGCCGCCCGCAAcctcaccttcccggccatcacCATCTGCAACCTCAACGAGTTCCGCTTCTCCAAAATCACCCGCAACGACATGTACCACGTGGGCGAGCTGCTGGCGCTGCTCAACGAGCGCTACGAGATCAGCAACCCGCAGCTGGCCGAGCCCCACGTCCTGGCCGCGCTGCGCGACAAGGCCAACTTCAAGAACTTCAAGGCGAAGCCCTTCAGCATGGCCGAGTTCTACAACCGCACGGGCCACGACCTGGCCGACATGCTGCTGCAGTGCTCCTTCCGCGGCACCGGCTGCACCGCCCGCAACTTCACCGTG ATCTTCACCCGCCTGGGCAAGTGCTACACATTCAacccgggcgggccgggccgggaggtgCTGACCACGCTGCAGGGCGGCTCCGGCAACGGCCTGGAGCTCATGCTCAACGTGCAGCAGGAGGAGTACCTGCCCGTCTGGGGGGACACAG atGAGACCTCGTTTGAGGTGGGGGTGAAGGTGCAGATCCACAGCCAGGACGAGCCTCCCTTCATCGACCAGCTGGGCTTCGGCGTCGCCCCCGGCTTCCAGACCTTCgtctcctgccagcagcagcgg CTGGTGTACCTGCCCCCGCCCTGGGGGGACTGCAAGGCCACCCCCATCGAGTCCGACTTCTTCACCAACTACAGCCTGACGGCGTGCCGCCTGGACTGCGAGACGCGCTACCTGGCCGAGAACTGCAACTGCCGCATGGTGCACATGCCGG GCAATGCCAACGTCTGCACCCCCGAGCAGTACAAGGAGTGCGCCGACCCCGCGCTGG ACTTCCTGGTGACGAAGGACAGCGAGTACTGCGCGTGCCGCACGCCCTGCGCCATGGTGCGCTACGGCAAGGAGCTCTCCATGGTCAAGATCCCCAGCAAGGCCTCGGCCAAGTACCTGGCCAAGAAGTTCAACAAGACGGAGCAGTACATTGC ggaCAATGTGCTGGTCCTGGACATCTTCTTCGAGGCACTCAACTACGAGATGATCGAGCAGAAGAAGGCGTACGAGGtggcagggctgctgg GTGACATCGGGGGGCAGATGGGGCTCTTCATCGGCGCCAGCCTGCTCACCATCCTGGAGATCTTTGATTACCTGTACGAG gtgttCCGGGACAAACTGCTCAGCCTGTACAAGGAGAAGAAGCGGAGCCCGCGGAGCGACGGCGGCACCCTG GAGCACCCGGCGGTCCCGGGCAGCCCCACGGCCCCGCGCCCACCCAG GGCGCCCGgccccccgtgcccggccccgcgccccgtCTCGGCGTCGCCCCGCACCTGCTACCTCGTCACCCGGCTCTag
- the CDK5 gene encoding cyclin-dependent kinase 5 has product MQKYEKLEKIGEGTYGTVFKAKNRETHEIVALKRVRLDDDDEGVPSSALREICLLKELKHKNIVRLHDVLHSDKKLTLVFEFCDQDLKKYFDSCNGDLDPEIVKSFMYQLLKGLAFCHSRNVLHRDLKPQNLLINRNGELKLADFGLARAFGIPVRCYSAEVVTLWYRPPDVLFGAKLYSTSIDMWSAGCIFAELANAGRPLFPGNDVDDQLKRIFRLLGTPTEEQWPAMAKLPDYKPYPMYPATTSLVNVVPKLNATGRDLLQNLLKCNPVQRISAEEALQHPYFTDFCPP; this is encoded by the exons ATGCAGAAATACGAGAAGCTGGAGAAGATTGGCGAAG GCACCTACGGGACCGTGTTCAAGGCCAAGAACCGGGAGACGCACGAGATCGTGGCGCTGAAGCGGGTGCGGCTGGACGACGATGATGAG GGGGTGCCCAGCTCGGCGCTGCGAGAGATCTGCCTGCTCAAGGAGCTCAAGCACAAGAACATTGTCAG GCTCCATGACGTTCTGCACAGCGACAAGAAGCTGACCCTGGTCTTTGAGTTTTGCGACCAG GACCTGAAGAAATACTTTGACAGCTGTAACGGGGACCTGGACCCCGAGATCGTCAAG TCCTTCATGTACCAGCTGCTGAAGGGGCTCGCCTTCTGCCACAGCCGCAACGTGCTGCACCGCGACCTGAAACCGCAGAATCTGCTCATCAACCGG AACGGGGAGCTCAAGCTGGCAGATTTCGGGCTGGCTCGGGCCTTCGGCATCCCTGTGCGCTGCTACTCGGCCGAG gtgGTCACTCTGTGGTACCGGCCCCCGGACGTTCTCTTCGGGGCCAAGCTCTACTCCACCTCCATCGACATGTGGTCAGCTGGGTGCATCTTCGCGG AGCTGGCCAACGCCGGGCGGCCCCTCTTCCCGGGCAACGACGTGGACGACCAGCTGAAGAGGATCTTCAG GCTGCTGGGGACCCCCACGGAGGAGCAGTGGCCGGCCATGGCCAAGCTGCCGGACTACAAG CCCTACCCCATGTACCCAGCTACCACCTCCCTGGTCAACGTGGTGCCCAAGCTGAATGCCACCGGCCGGGACCTGCTGCAG aACCTGCTCAAGTGCAATCCGGTGCAGCGCATCTCGGCGGAGGAGGCCCTGCAGCACCCCTACTTCACCGACTTCTGCCCCCCCTAG